The DNA sequence ttctgtagttgtttttatgacttcacatgatcatcaacctaaacaaaacataaaataacaatggaaaataaataaatataattaaataacattgggttgcctcccaacaagcgcttctttaatgtcaatagcttgacagtgagctcttaaaGAGCTTCACAGAAactcagagcttgatgttggccttccaacaccaaacttagaagttgagtgtgggggctctgtttgactctgtattgaaagaagcttttcatgcttcctctccatcgttacagaagaagatccttgagcctgaaacacaaggtagtcctcattcaattgaaggactaactctcctctgtcttcatcaatcacagctcttgctgtggctaggaagggtcttccaatgatgatggattcatcctcatccttcctagtgtctaggattataaaatcagcaggatgtaaaagccttcaaccttcactaagacatcatctacaagtccatagcctatttccttgaattgtctgccatctctagtgagattcttgcagcttgtacctcaaagatccctagtttctccattacagagagtggcatgaggtttatacttgaaccaaggtcacacagagccttcttaaagatcatggtgcctatgatgcaaggtattaagaacttttcgggatccggtttcttctgaggtaacttttgttgaaccaaggtatttagttcattgatgagaaatggaggttcatcctcccaagtcttattaccaaataacttggaattcagcttcatgattactccttgatactgagcaacttgctcttcaataatatcttcatcctctttagaggaagaatactcatcagagctcatgaatggcaacaataagttcagtggaatctctatggtctctatatgagcctcaaattcttttggttcctcaatagggaactccttagtggccagtggacgtccattgaggtcttcctcactggaattcactgcctttccctcctctgcaggttcggccatgttggacatattgatggccttgcactctctttttggattctcttttgtattgcttgggagagtactaggagggatttcagtaactcttttacttagttgacccacttgtgcctccaaatttctaatggatgaccttgtttcaatcatgaaactatgagtggtcttatttagatcagagattatggttactaagtcagagaggctctgcttagaattctttgtctgttgctcagaagatgatggaaaaggcttgctattgccaaacctatttcttccactattattattattgaagccttgattaggcttctattGATCTTTTCataagaaattaggatgattcctccatgaaggattataggtgtttctataggattctcccatgtaattcacctcttccattgcaggattctcagggtcataagcttcttcttcagaggaagcttccttagtactgacggatgcagcttgcattccaatcAAAATCTGAGAAATCagattgacttgctgagtcaatattttattctgagccaatattgcattcagagtatcaatctcaagaactcctttcttctgagtcaccccattattcacaggatttctttcaaaagtatacatgaactggttatttgcaaccatttcaatgagttcctgggcttctgcaggcgtcttcttcagatgaagagatccaccagcagagtggtccaatgacatcttggataattcagacagaccatcatagaatatacataggatgctccattctgaaagcatgtcagaaggacaccttctgatcaatttcttgtatctttcccaagcttcatagagggattcaccttccttctgtctgaaggtttggacttccactctaagcttgctcaactttgaggtggaaagaatttagccaagaaagcattgaccaactttttccaagagttcaggctttctttaggttgtgagtctaaccatgtcctagctctatctcttaaagcaaaggagaaaagcataagtctgtagacctcaggattaaccccattggtcttaacaatgttacagatttgcaagaattcagctaagaactgatgaggatcttccaatggaagtccatgaaacttgcaattctgctgtattagagaaactaattgaggcttaagctcaaagttgtttgctctaactgcaggaattgagatgcttcttccatagaagtcagaagtgggtgcagtaaagtcaccaagcatcttccttgcatcttcatcattgttgttattttcgactgccatgtcttcttctttttcaaaaatttctgttaggtcctctccagagttttgtgctttagcttctcttagtttcctcttcagagtcctttcaggttcagaatcagcttcaacaagaatgttcttatccttgctcctgctcatatgaaaaaaaagagaacagaaaagaatagaaaTCCTCTATgacacagtatagagattcctttatgtgagtagaagaatagaagaaatagaatgaagaagggagaagaagaattcgaacacacagagagggagagggttcgaattataagaagaagagaagtgttagtaaataaataaataaatagaaagagatgagagagagagtattcgaactttaattataagaaaagaaaaatatttttgtttttattttaattattggttagtattcgaaaattaagagaagaaataaaataaaatttgaaaactaaataaattaattaattaaaaagaattttgaaaaagtggttagtgattttcgaaaattggagagagaaaagtagttaggtggttttgaaaaagataagagatagtaaaataaacaaaaagtcaagtggttatttgaaaaagatttgaaaatcaattttgaaaagataagaagttagaaaaagattttgaaattaagttttgaaaaagatatgattgaaatctattttgaaaaagatttgaaaaggaaattaaaaagatttgatttttgaaattaaagttgattacttgactaacaagaaactaaaacatatgattctagaatttaaagattgatcctttcttaataggcaagtaacaacttgaaaattttgaatcaaaacattaattgttagcattatttttgaaaatatgaaataaaaataaaaaaaagattttgaaaatcaattttaaaattttcgaaaatattaagaagaaaaatgaaaaagatttgatgtttgaaaaagatttgaaaagatggaatttttaaattgaaattttgacttgactaataagaaacaactaaattttttttaaaaaaaaattttgaccacatcaactcaaaattttgaaatttattagtaaaataagggaaagatattattttttttatttttgaacttttaatgaggagagagaaaaacaactaaattacacaagacataaaaatccaagatcaaaacagataatgcatgcaagaacactttgaatatcaagatgaacaccaagaacactttgaagatcatgatgaacatcaagaacatatttttgaaaatttttaagagaagaaagacatgcaagacaccaaacttagaaatttttaatgtttaaacactatgaattcgaaaatgcatatgaacaacaagaaaagacacaaaacaagaaagtcACAAGATTAAACACagagaatcatcaagaacaacttgaagatcaaacgagaacacaatgcatatattttcgaaaatttaagagcatgcaattgacaccaaacttaaaatttgacactagactcaaacaagaaacacaaaatatttttggttttatgattttattaattttttttgtattttttgaaattaatttggaaaaagaaataaagagatacaaaatttttaataagaattccaggaatcatgcaatgttagtctaaagctccagtccaaaagattagacatggcctaatagccagccaagctttagcataaaacATACAAGCATGTCAATGAGAAGTGGAAGCcttagtccaaaagattagacatggctaaataGCCAGGCAGGCTtcacatatctcatgaaactctagaattcattcttaaaaattctgaagaacatatttttttttcaaaaattaaattaaaagcttaaacataaaataaaattacctaatctaagcaacaagataaaatgttcgttgtccaaactcgaacaatccccggtaacggcgccaaaaacttggtgcacgaaaatcgTGATTCACATTTTTCAcatctctgcacaactaaccagcaagtgcactgggtcgtccaagtaataaaccttacgtgagtaagggttaatcccacggagattgtcggcttgaagcaagctatggtcatcttgtaaatctcagtcaggcggattcaactggttatgagttttgataattgaaagataaataaaacataaaatatgataaagttacttatgtaattcattggtgggaatttcagataagcgtctggagatgctttgttgcttctgaacctctgctttcctactgcctccttccaatcatgcgtgctcccttccatggcaagctgtaagatcctctcagtgaaaatggtcctctatggtttctacatggctaatcaactgtcagatttctcgtctcggatgaaaaataccaggtacagccgtacagctaccgcatggctaatcatctgtcggttcccgctagcgtcggaatagaatccattgatccttttgcacactgtcacttgtgcccaatattcgcaggtttgaagctcgtcacattcatcccttcccggatcctactcagaataccacagacaaggtttagacttttcggatcccaggaatgctgccaatgattctagcctataccacgaagatactaatctcacggactcggtctgtgtattagatatccaagagaatatactctttctgtcgtccaatgactacgttgaacatcatgtaaaccgctttgtggttgtcaggcacgcggatcttggctaagcgagtatcaaagattgggtgattgtcacgggtcaccccttcattgtgacttaactgaattaagtacgagagtatatcttggagaagaagtatgcgtgaattgaaagaaaaacaatagtacttgcattaattcatgaagaacagcagagctccacaccttaatctatggggttccaccgtagaaaatacataagtgaaaatagtctaggcatggccgtgaggccagcctcaaaggtctaaggactaaacgtccaaagatgtagatacaatattaaaaagtgctatttatactaaactagtaacttaggtttacagaaaatgagtaactaagtgcagatagtgcaaaaatccacttctggggcccacttggtatgtgcttaggctgagcattgaagctttcacgtgcataggctgttcttggagttaaacgccagcttttgtgccagtttgggtgtttaactccaattctggtgccagtttgggcgttttacgccaagatgttttaagctggctttggacgccagtttgggccatcaaatctcgagcaaagtatggactattatatattgctggaaagccagaatgtctactttctaacgcaattgagagcacgccaattgggcttctgtagctccagaaaatacacttcaagtgcaggagggtcagaatccaacaacatctgcagtcctttttcagcctctgaatcagatttttgctcaggtccctcaatttctgccagaaaatacctaaaatcacagaaaaatacacaaactcatagtaaagtccagaaatgtgatttttgaataaaaactaataaaaatataataaaaaatagctaaatcatactaaaaactatgtaaaaacaatgctaaaaagggtataaattatccgctcatcagttatctCTACTTTTCCTTTCCCATGATGCACGACATTTCGTTGTGTTTGCATCTCAGCTTGGAAgttgcttttttttgtttttgtttaatcCAATTTGTTTTTGAACTGTTGGGCCTGTTGGATTTAGTCCGGGTCACGTATAAtccaaaaaaggataaaaaaaaagggacgataaataaaaaaaaaaacaaaaaaaattccgtTTCCTCCCTACACACattggttgtttttttttttttgaataaatgaccatttgtacccataaaagatgaaaacgctgacatatgtaCCCACACTAAATCGAAACTAAACTTATACCCACGCAAGATGccctccgtgtgacaaaagtaccctatctttggagggttggagtgccacgtagggtacttttgtcacacgaaGGGCATCTTGCatgggtacaagtttagtttcgatctAGTGTGGGTACATATGTCAGTGTTTTCATAttttatggatacaaatgatcatttattcttttttttttcttttcttttgtctcATCCTTTATGGGACATGCAACTAAACccaaacatttattttttttgggaAGTAAAACTCTTCTCTTGTCTCATCTGCTGCCGTTTTGCAGGCCAGTGTTCTGGACAAGATCTTGAGAACCATGTTCCCAGATCTCGACATCTTAGGAAGGAACCCGCCGCTGTCTGAGTGGAATCCGGACTTCGTACTAGGGATCACCAACGAGAACAACTGGTACGAATTATATTAATTGCTTAACCATGTATATTTGTGGATGATGCTGTGGCTTCAGATAGAGCATATGTTCACAACCAACCCTGTCCTGCAGAGGAAGTATTCAACACAACTTTTCCCACGCTGTATGCATTTAAAAAGGTTTCCCGTTGTGTAAAGATCTCTTAATCGACACATCCATGTATGCCTTTACTTTGTCATGCTGCAGAGCATCGATCAACTGTCTGACAGGATACGGATTGACACTACATTGGCTATTGTAAACGAGCACTTCAATGAGTTCCGTGATGAGATAAGGCAGCGGGTAGAGGTGGACTGGAATAGCCGGAGGGCAATGGCAACTGTGCTGCCATGACCCTATTCATAACGTGAGCTTCGTTTTGACCATGTTGGGCTTTTCAAGCCCCCTTTTATTGGCGACCAGGGTGGGCCGTCACTTTGAAGTGGTACCAACAAATCATTGTACACGACTCCACTTCGACGTGATAGCTACCTGACCCGCCGTATTGTAAAACCTATGTCATTAGGTTTAACTGATTGAATGTATTTTGTTGCATGCGTATCAACCGTTGCATGCCAGGAACCACCGTTTTTTTGGTAAAATACTTCGTTGATGTGCGCTGGATGTTAAATTAGCGCGGATTAAATTTTATCTTCTATTCCGTATGTGTTACAATGGAGTCTGCAATATAGTACACTGCCTTTATCATTCCCTAAACAAATCATCTTACTATATGTTTTTTCCCTTCCCGATGGATAGTGCCATATTCTCAGTACCAGGAAAGCATAAACACTCGATGCAGTTTATAGGCAATTTCGTCCCGAAACCCGGACATCTGAAATCCCTACGCAATGACTACTTTAAGTGGGTAACAATGTCTTGTTACATGACTCTGTTTACACTAACTAGCCCTTTCTAATTTAATTAATCAAGCACAAACGTAACTATTGTCACAACACAGACCAACACATTGAGACAGACCAACACATTAAGGAGGCACGTTCTCACAAGCTCCACTGCATACTACATTCGTCCATGAATGCAACTAATATAaccaaaagtataaaaaaaattttcggcAACAATGTCTCGTTACATAACTCGGTTTACACTAACTAGCCCTTTCTAATTTAATTAATCAAACACACAAACGCAACTATTGTCACAACACAGACCAACACATTGAGGAGGCACGTCCTCACAAGCTACACTACATACTACATTTGTCCCTAAACGCAACCAATATTACCAGAAGTATAAAATTTTTAACTCACATAACCTACGCTATGCATACGCCCTTTCGGATGTCACGCCAACAAGTACATCACTTAGCAGCCACCCATACTGAATCCAGCTCGATGCGTAACCGCCAATAAGAACAATTAAGCCAGCTCACTCAAATTCGTAGTACTCCTCACCCCCCTCTCCTGCCTCCATGCTTTCGTAAGCCGCGCCAGCCTCAAAACTGTCGATGTTCTCTCCCACACTCAATTGTTGACACTTGCGAGAATTGTGTCCACCCTTTCCACACAGTCGACACCTCTGAACATGGCGAAACTTTCCCCGGGAGGTGACAACTCTTCAACCGCATCCTTTGTACCTTGCCCGCATCGGGTCCCGAACAGACACCCTGCTAGCCTCCTCAGCAACACCCAACCTTTGGCGATGTTTGTCCCGCAGGGATTGGCGCTCCTTTGCCAACCTTGTTTTCACGTCCACGTAGTCCTTGAAAAACCAGCAAGACAGGCTCACCATCTCCCTGCAATCATCCAGCATCGCCGCGTGCATGCTCATGTATGCTGCATCTGGGATCTCCCCAACACGAGTTCCGTCGCAGGGTGCACGCGGCTGCTTTGCCCTCTTTGTCCACTGGTCAAGTATTAGGCCTTTGGGGATAGCTGTCATGTTCAGATAAACCAGAACCTCAACCATGTGGACACAAGAAAACCCAAAGGACTCCATCCGCTGACAAGAACAGCTGAATTCGTCATCTTTCTTGGCCCACGACACGGCCCATGATATCTTCTTGTAGTACATTACAACCTCGAACAAAACACAAGCGCTCGTCCTCTTGGTGGACACAACTCTAACGTTGCTGGCTAGCATCAGCACCTCCCGAAATAGTTCGAAAACCTCTCTTGTATAAACCGTTGCAACGAACTGCTCAATGGCCTCGAGTTTCGTCTTCACAACAGGCTCGCCATACACATACTTGTAGTCTGCCACTAGTTCTCTCCTCCTCATGAACTCCCAATAGTGTTGGAAGTGCTCCACAAACTCCCTCAGATTGTACCCGTTGTGTATAAATTTTTCAAGCTACATATTCAAAGCCTCACACATGGATGTCGTCTTCAGTCCTACGAAAAATTTCCCCCAGATATGGGCATTGGACCAGGAATGCTTCTTGGCATACATCTCCAATATCCACGGATGATCCTCCAACCCGTGGTCTGCCATGATATCTGTCCATATTGTCTCAAATTCGTCAACCTCTAGATCTCCCATGAGGCACAAACGGAATTTCCTGAGAAAACCCGGCCGTCCAACTCTAGTAGTGGCGTTCCTTAACAAATGCCAACTACACAACCTGTGATGTGCACCGGGAAAAACTGTGCTAACCACACTCTTCATGGCGAGGTCACCGTCTGTGATGATAGACTTCGGCCATTTTCCTTTCATTGCCTCAAGGAATGACCGCAGCAACCACACATAGCTTGCTTTTGCTCTCGTTGCTCAAGATGGCGCAGCCGAACACCACCGTCCTCATATGATGGTCCACCCCTGAAAATATTACCAAAGGGCACTTGTATTTGTTACGACCGTAAGTTGCATCAAAACCTAAGACATCACCGAAGACGCTGTAGTCATAACGACTTGTACCATCGCACCAGAAGAGATTTTCCAGCCTCTTGTCAACATCCAGTGAGTACCTCTAGAACATACCGGAATCAGTGGTCCTTAAAGTTCCCAAAAACTTCAACGCGGACTCCGCATCTGTCGCGCCAACCCGCCTTTGCTTCTCTATCGCATTATATATGTCCTTTATCTCGAACCCAACAGTCTCAAATCCTCCTGGCTGATTGGTAAACGCGCGGAAAATCGTCGGCACCTGCAACCCAGATTTCCTCATGGAATTGATTTGGTGCAAATCCCATTCCTTGACTGCTCTGTGTGACCGCTGTCTTCCCGCTGCATGTGTTTTCCGTCTCGCTCTCCTTCCCTAGAGCACACAAATATCTACCAAATTATTTCGCCCTCCGCCCCCTGCTTTGTTCTGCGACCCACCTTGGACCTCCTGACCGAGAATCCCTTGATGCGACCGAATTCGTTGTAGTAGTCATAAGCTGCCTGTAGGCTTGTGAACTCCGTCGTCAGGACGTCCTTGGCTGTTAGGGAAGAAAATTCAATTGCGCCAAAGGACCCTATCCCGTCAACAATCCTCACTGCTGCTTCTGCATCTATGTCCGCATCTGCAGCGGACGAATCCATCGCTTCTGCTTCCTCTACCGGCACGGTTTCGCCGCTCATTCCATCATCAGCATGCTGCAACAGACAACACGTGGCATGCGTGACAACAGGCGGTGGGCCACATGAACATAAACCGGTCAACAAAAACTCATAACATGAGCAACAAACACACCTGCGATGCATGGAGTCGGTCAAAATTAGATGAAAACTCGTAGCTAGACTCCACAAACCTATTTGGCTGTCACAGTTCAAAAAATCGCAGTGAGCGAACAGAACATCGGCGTTATCAACCATGACTGCGATCACGCAGCTATAATTCCAAACACCCTAGAATAATCCAACTAAAACTCACTCAACTGTATTTCCAGTCATACTAAAATAATCCAACTAAAACTCATTCAACTGTAACGACCAACCCCGATTTTCGGTACAAAATTTAAAAGGTAACAAATCTAATTCGGCTATGTGCCATTCTAAACAGCAACCCCCGAAAAATCAAATGGTGAAAATTGTCGGGGGACACGGGAAGGCATAGGGGCCCCCGATTTAAATCAATTTCTGCGCATACCTCCCCTGGCATTATCGAACGGTAAAAACCTTATCGACACCGACAAAGCGTACCTGTGAATCTCGTTGCCTTGTGTGGTCCATTTTCTTCCCTTATTTGAACCTCGAGACAGCCAGATCTCGATCTCTGC is a window from the Arachis hypogaea cultivar Tifrunner chromosome 17, arahy.Tifrunner.gnm2.J5K5, whole genome shotgun sequence genome containing:
- the LOC140180660 gene encoding protein FAR1-RELATED SEQUENCE 5-like, which produces MKGKWPKSIITDGDLAMKSVVSTVFPGAHHRLCSWHLLRNATTRVGRPGFLRKFRLCLMGDLEVDEFETIWTDIMADHGLEDHPWILEMYAKKHSWSNAHIWGKFFVGLKTTSMCEALNM